A genomic segment from Saimiri boliviensis isolate mSaiBol1 chromosome 14, mSaiBol1.pri, whole genome shotgun sequence encodes:
- the LOC101049660 gene encoding cytochrome P450 4F11-like isoform X2 — MHDKWQRLASVGTTRLDMFEHISLMTLDTLQKCVFSFDSNCQQKPSDYIAATLELSASVEKRNQHFLLHSDFLCYLTPDGRRFRRACRLVHDFTDALIQERRRALPTQGTDDFFKDKAKSKTLDFIDVLLLSKGLKVLMLSTLWC; from the exons GACAAGTGGCAGCGCCTGGCCTCAGTGGGCACCACAAGACTAGACATGTTTGAGCACATCAGCCTCATGACCTTGGACACTCTGCAGAAATGTGTCTTCAGCTTTGATAGTAATTGTCAGCA GAAGCCCAGCGACTATATCGCCGCCACCTTGGAACTCAGTGCCTCtgtagaaaaaagaaaccagcactTTCTCCTGCACTCGGACTTCCTGTGTTATCTGACTCCGGATGGGCGGCGCTTCCGCAGGGCCTGCCGCCTGGTGCACGACTTCACAGACGCCCTCATCCAGGAGCGGCGCCGCGCCCTCCCCACTCAGGGTACTGATGACTTCTTCAAGGACAAGGCCAAGTCCAAGACTTTAGACTTCATTGATGTGCTTCTGCTGAGCAAG GGCCTGAAAGTATTGATGCTGTCCACCCTCTGGTGCTGA
- the LOC101049660 gene encoding cytochrome P450 4F11-like isoform X1: MHDKWQRLASVGTTRLDMFEHISLMTLDTLQKCVFSFDSNCQQKPSDYIAATLELSASVEKRNQHFLLHSDFLCYLTPDGRRFRRACRLVHDFTDALIQERRRALPTQGTDDFFKDKAKSKTLDFIDVLLLSKDEDGRELSDKDIRAEADTFTFGGEGLTVGLQWGQGTLSSSDVMGGP, from the exons GACAAGTGGCAGCGCCTGGCCTCAGTGGGCACCACAAGACTAGACATGTTTGAGCACATCAGCCTCATGACCTTGGACACTCTGCAGAAATGTGTCTTCAGCTTTGATAGTAATTGTCAGCA GAAGCCCAGCGACTATATCGCCGCCACCTTGGAACTCAGTGCCTCtgtagaaaaaagaaaccagcactTTCTCCTGCACTCGGACTTCCTGTGTTATCTGACTCCGGATGGGCGGCGCTTCCGCAGGGCCTGCCGCCTGGTGCACGACTTCACAGACGCCCTCATCCAGGAGCGGCGCCGCGCCCTCCCCACTCAGGGTACTGATGACTTCTTCAAGGACAAGGCCAAGTCCAAGACTTTAGACTTCATTGATGTGCTTCTGCTGAGCAAG GATGAAGATGGGAGGGAGTTGTCTGATAAGGACATAAGAGCAGAAGCAGATACCTTCACGTTTGGGGGTGAGGGTCTCACTGTGGGACTGCAGTGGGGACAGGGGACTCTCAGTTCCAGCGACGTGATGGGTGGACCCTAG